One genomic region from Zalophus californianus isolate mZalCal1 chromosome 2, mZalCal1.pri.v2, whole genome shotgun sequence encodes:
- the PACRGL gene encoding PACRG-like protein isoform X1, with product MNKAVFFYRQLMYQPCCQWNKREAMQKSECHGGVHMRNRKAGSCDQRTLSSIQIKHRTTVQKSNSSSSASSPETARKLHPRPSDKLNPKTINPFGEQSRAPSAFAAIYSKGGIPCRLVHGSVKHRLQWECPPENLPFDPLLITLAEKFFLSHGLRETKHPYTFVSKEGFRELLLIQGAPEKAVPLLPRLIPALKAALVHLDDEVFARGLNALMQLSVVVGPSLNDHLKHLLTSLSKRLRNKKFKEPITSALQKLEQHGGNGSLVIIKSKIPTYCSICC from the exons ATGAATAAAGCAGTTTTCTTCTACAGACAACTCATGTACCAGCCTTGTTGTCAGTG GAATAAAAGGGAAGCAATGCAGAAATCAGAGTGCCATGGAGGAGTACATATGAGAAACAGAAAGGCAG GTAGCTGTGATCAAAGGACATTGTCAAGCATACAAATAAAACATAGGACTACAGTTCAaaaaagcaactcctcatccTCAGCCAGTTCTCCAGAGACTGCAAGAAAACTTCATCCTCGACCAAGTGATAAACTTAACCCTAAGACCATTAACCCG tttggtGAACAGTCACGAGCTCCTTCTGCATTTGCAGCCATTTACTCTAAAGGAGGTATTCCTTGCAG attgGTCCATGGTTCAGTGAAACACAGATTACAGTGGGAATGTCCTCCTGAAAATCTTCCATTTGATCCTCTTCTTATTACTTTAGCTGAG AAATTCTTTCTGTCTCAT gGTTTGAGAGAGACTAAACATCCATACACCTTTGTGTCAAAGGAGGGTTTTAGAGAATTACTGTTGATCCAAGGAGCTCCTGAGAAAGCTGTACCTTTGCTTCCAAGACTGATTCCTGCGCTAAAGGCAGCTCTG GTCCACCTGGATGATGAAGTGTTTGCAAGAGGACTGAATGCTCTCATGCAGCTGAGTGTCGTTGTCGGTCCATCTCTAAATGACCATCTTAAACATCTGCTTACAAGT CTTTCCAAGAGACTGAGGAATAAGAAATTCAAAGAACCAATCACTAGTGCTTTACAGAAGCTAGAGCAGCATGGTGGAAAT GGAAGCCTTGTCATCATCAAATCTAAAATTCCAACATATTGCTCCATATGCTGTTGA
- the PACRGL gene encoding PACRG-like protein isoform X3 codes for MQKSECHGGVHMRNRKAGSCDQRTLSSIQIKHRTTVQKSNSSSSASSPETARKLHPRPSDKLNPKTINPFGEQSRAPSAFAAIYSKGGIPCRLVHGSVKHRLQWECPPENLPFDPLLITLAEKFFLSHGLRETKHPYTFVSKEGFRELLLIQGAPEKAVPLLPRLIPALKAALVHLDDEVFARGLNALMQLSVVVGPSLNDHLKHLLTSLSKRLRNKKFKEPITSALQKLEQHGGNGSLVIIKSKIPTYCSICC; via the exons ATGCAGAAATCAGAGTGCCATGGAGGAGTACATATGAGAAACAGAAAGGCAG GTAGCTGTGATCAAAGGACATTGTCAAGCATACAAATAAAACATAGGACTACAGTTCAaaaaagcaactcctcatccTCAGCCAGTTCTCCAGAGACTGCAAGAAAACTTCATCCTCGACCAAGTGATAAACTTAACCCTAAGACCATTAACCCG tttggtGAACAGTCACGAGCTCCTTCTGCATTTGCAGCCATTTACTCTAAAGGAGGTATTCCTTGCAG attgGTCCATGGTTCAGTGAAACACAGATTACAGTGGGAATGTCCTCCTGAAAATCTTCCATTTGATCCTCTTCTTATTACTTTAGCTGAG AAATTCTTTCTGTCTCAT gGTTTGAGAGAGACTAAACATCCATACACCTTTGTGTCAAAGGAGGGTTTTAGAGAATTACTGTTGATCCAAGGAGCTCCTGAGAAAGCTGTACCTTTGCTTCCAAGACTGATTCCTGCGCTAAAGGCAGCTCTG GTCCACCTGGATGATGAAGTGTTTGCAAGAGGACTGAATGCTCTCATGCAGCTGAGTGTCGTTGTCGGTCCATCTCTAAATGACCATCTTAAACATCTGCTTACAAGT CTTTCCAAGAGACTGAGGAATAAGAAATTCAAAGAACCAATCACTAGTGCTTTACAGAAGCTAGAGCAGCATGGTGGAAAT GGAAGCCTTGTCATCATCAAATCTAAAATTCCAACATATTGCTCCATATGCTGTTGA
- the PACRGL gene encoding PACRG-like protein isoform X2: MNKAVFFYRQLMYQPCCQWNKREAMQKSECHGGVHMRNRKAGSCDQRTLSSIQIKHRTTVQKSNSSSSASSPETARKLHPRPSDKLNPKTINPFGEQSRAPSAFAAIYSKGGIPCRLVHGSVKHRLQWECPPENLPFDPLLITLAEGLRETKHPYTFVSKEGFRELLLIQGAPEKAVPLLPRLIPALKAALVHLDDEVFARGLNALMQLSVVVGPSLNDHLKHLLTSLSKRLRNKKFKEPITSALQKLEQHGGNGSLVIIKSKIPTYCSICC, from the exons ATGAATAAAGCAGTTTTCTTCTACAGACAACTCATGTACCAGCCTTGTTGTCAGTG GAATAAAAGGGAAGCAATGCAGAAATCAGAGTGCCATGGAGGAGTACATATGAGAAACAGAAAGGCAG GTAGCTGTGATCAAAGGACATTGTCAAGCATACAAATAAAACATAGGACTACAGTTCAaaaaagcaactcctcatccTCAGCCAGTTCTCCAGAGACTGCAAGAAAACTTCATCCTCGACCAAGTGATAAACTTAACCCTAAGACCATTAACCCG tttggtGAACAGTCACGAGCTCCTTCTGCATTTGCAGCCATTTACTCTAAAGGAGGTATTCCTTGCAG attgGTCCATGGTTCAGTGAAACACAGATTACAGTGGGAATGTCCTCCTGAAAATCTTCCATTTGATCCTCTTCTTATTACTTTAGCTGAG gGTTTGAGAGAGACTAAACATCCATACACCTTTGTGTCAAAGGAGGGTTTTAGAGAATTACTGTTGATCCAAGGAGCTCCTGAGAAAGCTGTACCTTTGCTTCCAAGACTGATTCCTGCGCTAAAGGCAGCTCTG GTCCACCTGGATGATGAAGTGTTTGCAAGAGGACTGAATGCTCTCATGCAGCTGAGTGTCGTTGTCGGTCCATCTCTAAATGACCATCTTAAACATCTGCTTACAAGT CTTTCCAAGAGACTGAGGAATAAGAAATTCAAAGAACCAATCACTAGTGCTTTACAGAAGCTAGAGCAGCATGGTGGAAAT GGAAGCCTTGTCATCATCAAATCTAAAATTCCAACATATTGCTCCATATGCTGTTGA